A region of the Pseudoprevotella muciniphila genome:
AACGCTATGAACGCCGTGAACACTATTTTCTGCTTATCTTTCCGTGCTTTTGCAAACCCTGCTTAGCAAAACAAACGCTTTGAATTACAGTAAGTTGGGAAAAGAAAGAAAATAATGGTTTTTTTAGAAACTATTTTAGAAAAAATCTTGTTGCATGTTTTCTTTTTTGTAATTTTGCATTCGATTTGGAAGAAAAATTTCGCATCGGCGAAAATTGACTGAAGAAAAGCCAATCAACGACAAAATCAAAACAATTATATTTTTTACAAAAAATTATGGCAAACATCGATTTAACAAAGTACGGTATTACCGGTGCAACGGAAGTGATCTACAACCCTTCTTACGAAGTATTGTTCGCTGAAGAGACTAAGGAAGGTCTTGAAGGCTTTGACAAGGGACAGGTAACAGAGCTCGGTGCTGTTAACGTAATGACAGGTATCTATACCGGTCGTTCTCCCAAGGACAAGTTCATCGTTGAAGACGAGAACTCAAAGGACACTGTATGGTGGACCACTCCCGAATATCCCAACGACAACAAGAAGTGCTCTGAGGCTTCTTGGGCCGTTCTGAAAGAACTTGCTCAGAAAGAACTCTCTAACAAGCGTCTCTTCGTAGTTGACGGCTTCTGCGGTGCAAACAAGGACACTCGCATGAAGGTTCGCTTCATTATGGAGGTGGCTTGGCAGGCTCACTTCGTAACAAACATGTTCATCCGTCCTACAAGTCAGGAAGAACTCGACCAGGAGCCCGACTTCATCGTTTACAACGCCAGCAAGGCAAAGGTAGAGAACTATAAAGAACTCGGTCTGAACAGTGAAACAGCTGTTGTTTTCAACGTAACAAGCAAAGAACAGGTAATCCTGAACACATGGTATGGCGGTGAAATGAAGAAGGGTATGTTCTCTATGATGAACTACTTCCTCCCACTTAAGGGCATCGCTGCCATGCACTGCTCTGCAAACACCGACATGAACGGTGAAAACACCGCTATCTTCTTCGGTCTCTCCGGTACAGGTAAGACCACACTTTCTACCGACCCGAAGCGTCTGCTCATCGGCGACGACGAACATGGTTGGGACGATGCAGGTGTGTTCAACTTCGAAGGTGGTTGCTATGCTAAGGTAATTAACCTCGATGCAGAAGCTGAACCAGACATCTACGGTGCTATCAAGCGCAACGCGCTCCTTGAGAACGTTACTGTTGATGCAGAAGGTAAGATTGATTTTTCAGACAAGAGCGTGACAGAAAACACCCGCGTTTCTTATCCAATCGACCACATCACAAACATCGTGAAGCCTATCAGTCATGGTCCCGCTGCAAAGCAGGTTATCTTCCTCAGTGCTGACGCATTCGGTGTGCTTCCTCCCGTTTCTATCCTTTCTCCGGATCAGGCTAAGTACTACTTCCTGAGCGGTTTCACAGCAAAACTCGCCGGAACGGAACGCGGTATTACAGAGCCCACACCTACCTTCTCTGCATGCTTCGGTCAGGCATTCCTCGAACTGCACCCCACAAAGTATGCTGAAGAACTCGTACGCCACATGGAAAAGAGCGGTGCTAAGGCATACCTCGTAAACACAGGTTGGAATGGTACAGGCAAGCGCATCTCTATCCGCGACACACGCGGTATCATCGACGCTATCCTCGGTGGCGCAATCCTCAACGCTCCTACAAAGCAAGTGCCCATCTTCAACTTCGAAGTACCTACAGAACTCGAAGGTGTTGACAGCGGTATCCTCGACCCACGCGACACATACGCTGACGCAGCAGAATGGGAAAAGAAAGCCGTTGACCTCGCACAACGCTTCCAGAAGAACTTCAAGAAGTACGAAGGCAACGAAGCAGGCAAAGCCCTCGTTGCTGCTGGTCCACAGCTCTAAGAATAGATTTCTTGAACATCATAAAGGCACAGGCGAACATTCGCTTGTGCTTTTTTTTGGCGGTATTCGGAACTATCGGAATACTCTGAATAATCCGAATAATCAGAACATTCAGAACACTCAGATTACTTTGAATTATTTGGTGTCCGGTAAACGGGCAGAAAGCCCCAAAAACTCATAGCCCAGGACAACGTCCTGGGTGAATGTAATTAAAGGTATTGGCGCGCTGAGAGCGCAAAAGCAGAGATACAAACAGAGTGGCGTAGATGTTTTATTCATAGTGCTTTTGTCCTTGCAGTACGTGCTTGCCTGCAATCCTATACCCAGAGCGTTGCACTGGGCTGGGAGCAGTAAGGCTTTCAGCCTAATCCGAGCGCTATAACTTACAAAACAAATCAGCGTATGCCGTGATGTTGGCATACGCTGATTTTTAGATGTGTTTTGGTATAAGGCTTTACAGCAGACTCCATGCCACTGTGAGACCTGCCATGACGATGGAAACCATGCTCATGAGTTTGATGAGGATGTTGAGGCTGGGGCCGCTGGTGTCCTTGAATGGGTCGCCCACTGTGTCGCCTACGATGGTGGCTTTGTGTGCGAAACTGCCCTTACCGCCGAAGTTGCCTTCTTCCACGTTCTTCTTTGCATTGTCCCATGCACCGCCGGAGTTCGCCATGAACACGGCGAGGGTGAATCCTGCGCAGAGTCCGCCGAGCAGCAGACCAAGCACGCCAGCCACGCCGAGGATAAGACCTGTGGCGATTGGAATGATGATGGCGAGCACTGAAGGCACGATCATTTCGTGCTGTGCAGCGCGTGTGGAGATTTCTACGCAGCGTCCGTAGTCGGGTGTTGCCTTGCCTTCGAGGATGCCTGCTATTTCGCGGAACTGACGGCGTACTTCAACCACCATTTTCTGTGCAGCGCGTCCTACAGCCTCCATGGTGAGTCCGCAGAAGAGGAATGCTGCCATAGCGCCGATGAATGCACCGACGAGTACGCGTGGGTTCATCAGGTTTACCTGGAAGTGGTTCATGAAGTCGGGTATGGTGGCATCTGCAGCATTAACTACTTGCCCGCTAACGTTTACGATGGTTTGCCCAGCTTCTTTCATTGCGATTTTCACTTCCTCTATGTATGAAGCAAGGAGTGCGAGGGCTGTGAGGGCTGCACTACCGATGGCAAATCCCTTACCTGTTGCAGCTGTGGTGTTACCCAGTGCGTCGAGGGCGTCTGTGCGGTGGCGCACTTCTTCTCCGAGTTCGCTCATCTCAGCGTTACCGCCTGCGTTGTCGGCAATAGGACCGTAAGCATCTGTTGCGAGTGTGATGCCGAGTGTGGAGAGCATACCTACTGCAGCGATACCGATGCCGTAGAGACCGTGTGAAATGCTGGCTGCTTCCAGTTCGAGTTCAAAGCCATTGGCGCAGAGGTAACTCAGAATGATGGCTATACCTATGGTCAATACAGGAATACATGTGGAAATCATACCTGTTCCGATGCCCTTGATGATGACTGTTGCAGCACCTGTCTGTCCTGCTGCAGAAATATCCTTCGTGGGCTTGTAACTGTGTGAGGTGTAGTATTCCGTTGCCTGTCCGATGATGACACCGGCTGCGAGACCTGTAATCACGCTGAATGAGAGACCTATCCAGTTCTCCATGCCAAGACTCCACAGGATGACGAATGCTGCTACAGCGATGAGCACTGCGCTGACATTCGTACCGAGTGAGAGGGATTTGAGCAGGCTGCGCATTGAGGCACCTTCTTTTGTGCGTACGAGGAAAATACCGATGAGAGAGAGGAAAATACCTACAGCAGCAATCGCCATAGGAGCGATAACAGCGCGCATCTGCATATCGTAACTTGAAGAGATAAATGCTGTTGCGCCAAGGGCTGCTGTAGAAAGGATACTGCCGCAATAACTTTCGTAGAGGTCGGCTCCCATACCGGCCACATCTCCCACATTGTCGCCCACGTTGTCGGCAATGGTAGCGGGGTTGCGTGGGTCGTCTTCTGGAATGTCTGCTTCCACTTTGCCCACGATGTCAGCACCTACGTCGGCAGCCTTTGTGTAGATACCACCGCCCACACGAGCGAAGAGTGCCTGTGTGGATGCACCCATACCGAAGGTCAGCATCGTAGTGGTAATCGTGATGAGCGCCGTCTTTTCATCAGTGTAGAAGGCATTGAGAAGGAGGAACCAGATAGCGATGTCGAGCAGTCCGAGACCAACAACGACAAGTCCCATAACCGCACCCGAGCGGAAAGCTACTTTCAGGCCGCCATCAAGACTCTTGCGTGCTGCGTTGGCAGTACGTCCGCTGGCGTATGTGGCAGTTTTCATGCCGAAGAAGCCAGCCAGTCCGGAGAAGAAACCGCCGGTAAGGAAGGCGAAGGGTACCCATGGATTCTGTACGTGGAGCACGTATGCCATGAAGGAGAAGAGAATGGCAAGTACGATAAAGACGATGAAAACGACTTTGTACTGCTGTTTGAGGTACGCCATTGCGCCTTTTCGCACATAGAGCGCGATTTCTTTCATTCGTGGTGTTCCTTCGTCGGTCTTCATCATCGAGCGGAAGAAATACCAGGCCATCGTCAGCGCGACTACAGAAGCCACGGGGACAAGCCAGAATAGAGGATGGATGTTCATCATTTTACTTTAGTTTTTTTATTGTTTGTTTGAATTTGTTGTTCTTCTTCAATGAGTTCGAAGTCGAGTTGCTTGCGGTCGAGATTGGCGCGTGCCACTTTTATTCTGACCGGGTCGCCAAGGCGGTAGCGCTTGTGGTATCGGCGCCCCCACAGGCAGTAGTTCCTGTCGTCGAATTCGTAATAGTCGTCTTCGAGGAAGCGTAGCGGCACCATGCCTTCGCAACCATTGTCGTCCACTTCCACATAGAGACCAAATTCCGTAACACCACTTATGGTGCCATTAAATACTTCTCCGAGGTGTGCACCCATGAACTCCACTTGCTTGTACTTGATACTCGCGCGCTCGGCGTTGGCAGCAAGTTGCTCCATGTTGGAAGAATGTTCGCAGAGTTCCTCATACTTTTTCTTGTTAGCACTTTTTCCGCCTTCCTGATAGTGGGTGAGGAGGCGATGCACCATCGTGTCGGGATAGCGACGTATGGGCGACGTGAAGTGGGTGTAGTACTGGAACATCAGTCCGTAGTGACCAATGTTGTGTGTGGAGTAGCGTGCTTTCTGCATAGCTTTGAGTGCCACGAGTTCCACCATCTTCTGCTCTTTGCTACCCTTTGCATCTTCGAGCAGTTTGTTGAGACTTTTCGACACTTCCTTCTTTGTACCGCTGGTCTTTACTTTGTAGCCAAACTTATTGACGAACGAGCAGAGAGTTTCAAGTTTTTCCGGGTCGGGCACATCGTGTATGCGGTAGGGGAGGGTCTTTGCTTTCGTGCCTTTCTGTACGCGCCCAATCATTTCTGCCACACTCCGATTAGCCAAAAGCATGAATTCTTCCACAAGTTTGTTGGCATCCTTTGCCACTTTTATATAAGTGGAGATGGGTTTTCCCTTGTCGTCGATTTCGAAACGTACTTCCGGACGGTCGAATCCTATTGAGCCTTTCCTGAACCGGGCGCTTCTGAGTAGTTTCGCTATGCGATTGAGCGCGACGAGTTCTTCCACATACTCGCCTTGCAGCGGACTGCCTTTGGGTAGCGGTTTGGGATGATGCCCCGGCTGTGTGAGGTCCTCTTCACTCGCTTCGCGGTTGAGTTCGAGGATGTCCTGCACTTCTTCGTAGGTAAAGCGCCGGTTGCTCTTAATAACGGTATGTGCGAGATGCCAATTCTGAATTTCAGCATTGTCGTTCATCTCGAAGATGCATGAATATGCCAATTTCTCTTCGTCGGGACGGAGTGAGCAAATGAAGTTGCAGAGCCGTTCGGGAAGCATAGGGATTGTGCGATCTACAAGATAGATACTCGTTGCACGTTTTCTGGCTTCCTGGTCGATGATGTCGCCTTCTTTCACGTAGTGCGACACGTCGGCAATGTGTACGCCTATTTCCCAATTGCCGTTTTCCAGTTTTCGGATACTGATGGCGTCGTCGAAGTCTTTTGCATCGTGTGGGTCGATGGTGAATGTCGTTACCTCGCGGAAGTCCTCACGGCTTGCTATGACTTCGGGTGTGATGCCGGGTTCAATCTGATTGGCAGCATCCTCCACTGCCTTTGGATATCTGTGTGGCAGTCCGAATTCTGCGAGAATGGCATTCATCTCTGTGTTGTTTTCGTACTGCTTTCCAAGCACTTCAACCACTTCTCCTATCGGACTCTTGGCATCGTCGGGCCATGAAACAATCTTCACGATGGCTTTGCAGTTGTCTGTGGCGCCGTTGAGTGACTTCTCCGGGATAAAGATGTCCTGTGCCAGAAGTCGGTGGTCCGTAATAAGGAAGCCATAGTTGTGCTCCACTTTCATAAGTCCTACAAATGTTTCACGCTTTCTCTGTATGATTTCAGTAACGGCAGCCTCTCGTGCATGGTTGTGGCGCTTGGCTAGCATCGTTACTCGCACGCGGTCGCCATCAAGGGCATGAGCAGCGTTGCGTTCAAAGACGAGGATGGACTTGCCTCCGTCGTCGGGTATGAATACGTTTCTGCCGTTCTGCCGGCGCTGGAACACGCCTTCCATCACCTGCGAGCGCACAACGTACTTATAGTTTCCTTCCTTATCGGTGGCGATGTAGTCCTCCATCATCAGGTCGCCCAGCACATCGATGCAAAGCATCTTTGTGGGATGTGACGTGATGTGCAATGCCGAGAAAATGTGCTTGACGTTGAACGTCTTTGTGGCGTTCGACTCAAAGAAGTCAATGAGGAACGCGCGTATGTCCTTTTTGGTAAGTCGTCCTAATGATTTCTTTCTTGCCATAGTTTGTGGAGTTTATATTTCTATATTACAAAATAAACCATTTTTCATGGAACAGCGCCACAAAAATATGAGAAAATTTTGTCAATCTTCTTTGTTTGCCCGTTTGCGTGCGAGGTGGTCGAGGATAGTCTTTCGCATGCGCATAGACTTTGGTGTTACTTCGACATATTCGTCTGCCTTGATGTATTCGAGTGCTTCTTCGAGCGAGAAGATGACGGGCGGAATGATTCTTGCCTTTTCGTCCGTACCACTCGCACGCACATTGGTCATCTGTTTGGCTTTAGTTACGTTCACCACAAGGTCGTTCTCATGGACATGTTCGCCCACCACCTGTCCGGCATAGACTTCGTCCTGAGGTGAGATGAAGAATTTTCCACGATCTTGTAGGTGGTCGATGCTGTATGCGAATGCTGTGCCGTTCTCCATCGAAATCATAGAGCCATTGGTGCGCCGCAGGATTTCACCCTTGAACGGCTGGTATTCCTTGAATCTGTGCGCCATGATGGCTTCTCCCTGACTGGCTGTGAGCACATTGGTACGCAGGCCGATGATGCCCCTTGAAGGGATGTCGAATTCGAGATCCACACGTTCGCCCACATTCTGCATGATTCTCATTTCACCCTTTCGGCGTGTTACCATGTCGATCATTTTCGACGCAAATTCTTCCGGCACGTTGATGGTGAGTTCCTCGATGGGTTCGCAGCGCTTACCGTCTATTTCCTTGAAGATGACTTGTGGCTGCCCCACTTGCAGTTCGTAGCCTTCGCGGCGCATCGTTTCTATGAGAATGGAAAGGTGAAGCACGCCACGTCCGCTGACAATCCATGAGTCGGTGCCTTGCGGCATGACGCGTAGCGCAAGGTCCTTTTCCAATTCTTTGGTAAGCCGCTCACCGATGTGCCGGCTGGTGCAGAATTTTCCTTCCTTTCCAAAGAAAGGACTGTCGTTGATGGTAAAGAGCATCGACATGGTGGGCTCGTCGATGGCTATGGGCGGCAGTGCTTCCGGTTCGTTGAAGTCGCAGAGTGTATCGCCGATTTCGAAGTTTTCAAGCCCGATGACGGCACAAATGTCGCCACTTTCTACAGAGTCGGTCTTCTTTCGCCCCATGCCTTCGAAAGTCTGGAGTTCCTTTATCTTGGTCTTCTCCATCGTTCCGTCGCGGTGAGCAATGGTGCAGTTCATGCCATCTTTGATGACACCGCGATGCACACGCCCTACGGCGATGCGCCCGGTGTAGTTGGAATAGTCAAGACTCGTAACGAGCATCTGCGGTGTGCCTTCCAACTGTGTTGGGGCAGGGATGATTTCTATGATTTTGTCGAGTAGATAGTTGATATTGTCAGTAGGAGTCTGCCAATCTTCGCCCATCCAACCTTGCTTGGCAGAACCATAAACCACAGGGAAGTCGAGTTGGTCCTCTGTTGCACCGAGTTCAAACATGAGGTCGAACACCATTTCATACACTTCTTCCGGACGGCAGTTGGGTTTGTCCACCTTGTTAACCACAACGATGGGCTTCAGTCCTATTTCGAGCGCCTTTTGTAGCACGAAACGCGTTTGCGGCATTGGTCCTTCGAATGCGTCCACAAGAAGCAAGCAACCGTCTGCCATATTGAGCACGCGCTCCACCTCACCGCCAAAGTCGCTGTGTCCCGGGGTATCGATGATGTTGATTTTCGTGTCGTTATAGTTGATAGAAACGTTTTTCGACAGGATGGTGATGCCGCGTTCGCGTTCCAACTCGTTGTTGTCCAAGATGAGTTCGCCGGCATTCTGGTTCTGTCGGAACAGGTTGCCTGCCAAAAGCATCTTGTCAACGAGAGTAGTTTTACCATGGTCAACGTGTGCTATGATGGCGATGTTTCGGATGTTTTGCATTTGATTTTCCTTTGAATTGGCATTTCAGGCCAAAGCCCATTTTTCGGGGAGCAAAGTTACAAAGAAATGACCACTAAATGTGGTAAAAACACGAAAAAGGCAACCTTGTGGTGGTTGCCTCTAATGTATTGTTATGTCGATATGACGTTAGTTAACGTGGAAATAAACTTTTGGGTCGAGTTTATCGAAGAATTCGCCTCCGTCCTTGAACCCTTCGAAGTCCAGCGTGCGGAAGTGCTGCAGGTAGGTGGGCATTTCGATGGCTTGCTGACCGTTTGTGTCTTCCCTGAGGTGCTTTTTTTCTTCGTTGAGGAAGTCCACCCACTCTTCCATGTATTCAGTACGTATCTTGAGGCCGGTCTCCCATGCGTAGTAAGCGTTGACATAGAGGAAGTGGCGGCTGAGTTTGTTCACGAGCGACTGAAGGAGGTTGGTGTTGTCGGCGTCCGTCTTCTTGATGTAAGCCGTGTAGCCCAGATAGCTGCATGCCCAGAAGTCGCCAGCCTCGCCTTGGAAGAAGAGCGTATTTTCGGGGAAGTATTCCACTGATTTCGAGTACGTGTTAGGCTCGGCATAGAGTCTGATGCCTGTAACAGAGTCGGGTGTGAGCACATACATCGGAATGGGATTTTCGCGGCTCAGTACTTCTTTGTCGCACTGTATGGAATCGTTCACATAGCGTGTCCAGTTGTCGTTCTCATTCTGTGCATAAATATTGGTAATGCCCATCAATGCGGCAAAGACCAAAAGCAGTGTTTTCTTCATAAATTCTTTTTTGAAATGATGTCCTTTTTGTATTCCGACGGCAAAATTACGAAAAAGTAAAATAATTTGTTTCTTTAGGTTTTATAATAATTGTTAATTATTCGAGTTTCATTTGCTTGAAGTTAACGAAGTTGATGTTTTCTTTGAAGTTAACGAAGTTATTGAAGTTATCGCTACGCTCGAAGTTAACGACGTTACCTTATGCTTATATTATTTATCGGTCCAACGTATCGTCGATAACTTCGTTAACTCCGATAACTCCGAGCGTAGCGATAACTTCAGAAAGTTGAATTAATTATCTTTTTGGCTTATTATTGTTCGATGTCCATGGCGAGTCGCAGTCCGAGGTAGTCGTCCTTGTGTGTGGGGAAGGCGTAGAGTCGTCGTGTGGACCGGCAGTAGATGTTCCATCCGTCGAAACTGCCTCCACGGCGCACCCTTCGTTCGCCTGTTTCGGGCCCTGTGGGGTTCACTGCTTTGTCGGCGGTGTATCGGGCATACCAGTCGGAGCACCATTCGTACACGTTTCCGCTCATGTCGTAAAGTCCGAGTTCGTTAGGCAGTTTTTCAGCAACTTTGTGTGTTTTGGAGCCCGAGTTGTTGCCGAACCAGCATACGTCTTTAATGCTGTTGCTGCCGCTGTAATAGAAGCCGTTCGACTTGTTTCCTCCGCGGGCTGCAAATTCCCATTCTGCTTCTGTTGGCAGTCGGAAGGAGCGTCCTGTCAGGCTGCTCAGTGTGGCAACGAATGTCTGGCAGTCATCCCATGTTACGGTTTCCACGGGCAGGGAATCATTCTCCGTGAAACTCGACGGGTTGCTACCCATGACGGCTTTCCACAGTTCTTGCGTTACTTCTGTTTCGGCTATGTAATAGTCGCCTACTGTTACCTGGTGGATAGGTGCTTCGTTGGAGAAGGCGTTCGGGTCGGTGGAACTGTCGGCGCCCATCATGAATGTGCCCGAAGCCACGCCTTTCATGGTGAACGTTACGCCGTTGGCTGTTACTTCGATGTCTGGAAGCGTGTGTTCGTATTGTCCGAGTATATAGTTGGTAAGCGCCACGATATCGCTCACGTTCACTTCTCCGTCGCCGTTGATGTCGCCGTATGTCGCGTTGTCGAGTGTGCCGTTGCCCAGAATATGGTTTACAAGGCTCACCACGTCGGTAACGTTGACTGTTTCGTCGTTGTTCACATCTCCGAAGATGTGGGTAGCCGAGGCTGTGAATGGCATCAACAGGCTTATCAGTATATAGCAGAATCTTTTCATTGGTCAGGTTATTGATGAAGCGCGGCAAAGGTATGTAAAAATCACGAAATGATACGGATATACCCTTAATTATTTGATTTTTTGCGCATTACAATAGGTTTAGTCTAGTTCGTTGGTAGCCTTGATGAGCCATTCGCGGTCGGCATTGTCGGTAAGTAGTGGTAATAATTTCTCTCGCACTGTTCGGTGATAGTCGTTCAGCCATGCTATTTCGTCCTTGTTTATTATCGAGCGCTCTATTGCAGCCGTGTCGATAGGACAGAGGGTGAGTGTTTCGAACTTGAGGAAATCGCCGAAGTCAGTCTTTCCTGCAGGTACGGTCAGCAGTATGTTTTCAATGCGAACTCCAAATTTTCCTGCCACATAGATGCCAGGTTCGTTCGTAACGACCATTCCCTCTTCGAATGGCACCATTGTGCAACCGCGCAGATTCTTACGGATCTGGTGTGGTCCCTCGTGGCAACAAAGATGGCTTCCCACACCGTGTCCTGTGCCGTGTCCGAAGTCGTAGCCGCATCGCCACATATTCATGCGTGCCGCTGTGTCGAGTTGCAGGCCTGTGGTGCCTTTCGGGAATTGCATCTGCGAGAGGGCGATGTGTCCTTTCAGCACGAGCGTGTAAACGTGTCGTTCCTCATCGGTCAGAGGTCCGAGGGCTATGGTGCGTGTGATGTCGGTTGTGCCACAGTCGTACTGTGCGCCGCTGTCGAGCAAGAGTAAGCCTTTGGGCTGTAATGCAGCACTACTTGCTTCGTTGGCTTCATAGTGGACGATGGCGCCGTGGGGACCATAGCCGGCAATAGTGCCGAATGACAGTCCTTCAAAACCTTTCTGCTCCGCACGCAGGGCAGTGAGTTTCCTGTCTATGCTCATCTCTGTCTGTCCGCCTTGTGTAACTGCTTCATCCAGCCATCGGCGGAAACGTACTAAAGCTACACCGTCTCGCAGCATCGCCTCGCGCATACCGGCTATTTCGCCTTCGTCCTTCTTGGCACGCAGATGCTCTACGGGCGAAGTGGTAATATAGTCCTTGTCGGCTACTAATCCTTCCACCATCATGCTGTTCATGGTGCGCGCTATAGCGATGCACCCCTCTTCGGCTATTTTTTTCAGCACGAAATTGCGCGTTTCGTCATAGGGCAAAACGCTAACCTCTGCCGTTCTGAGTGATTCGCGTGCCTCGTCAGTGAGTTTGTTGTCGTCAACGAAAAGCGCAGTCTCGGTCTGCCCTACGTACAGATATGCAAGGAACACGGGGTTGTAGTCCACATCGCCTCCTCGCAGATTGAGCAGCCATGCTGCGTCAGCGAGTTCATTTAGCAGTATGCTACCGCTGCAGTCCGGTGCGTAGCGGCGCAAGTCGTTTCGGATAGCAGCCAGTTTCTCTGCCGCTGTCTTACTCGTATAAATGGGATTCTGCACTCTGATCTTTCCGTTGGGTAACGGTGGTCGCCCTTCCCACAAACTGTCTGTTACTTCGGGTGGCGTCAGGCGTAGTGTGCGTCCCAAGTCAGCCAGCATGTCTCTTTCAGGGATCATCAGCGTGCTGCCATCGGCTGCTATCACATCGCCC
Encoded here:
- a CDS encoding SUMF1/EgtB/PvdO family nonheme iron enzyme, whose protein sequence is MKRFCYILISLLMPFTASATHIFGDVNNDETVNVTDVVSLVNHILGNGTLDNATYGDINGDGEVNVSDIVALTNYILGQYEHTLPDIEVTANGVTFTMKGVASGTFMMGADSSTDPNAFSNEAPIHQVTVGDYYIAETEVTQELWKAVMGSNPSSFTENDSLPVETVTWDDCQTFVATLSSLTGRSFRLPTEAEWEFAARGGNKSNGFYYSGSNSIKDVCWFGNNSGSKTHKVAEKLPNELGLYDMSGNVYEWCSDWYARYTADKAVNPTGPETGERRVRRGGSFDGWNIYCRSTRRLYAFPTHKDDYLGLRLAMDIEQ
- the pckA gene encoding phosphoenolpyruvate carboxykinase (ATP), whose amino-acid sequence is MANIDLTKYGITGATEVIYNPSYEVLFAEETKEGLEGFDKGQVTELGAVNVMTGIYTGRSPKDKFIVEDENSKDTVWWTTPEYPNDNKKCSEASWAVLKELAQKELSNKRLFVVDGFCGANKDTRMKVRFIMEVAWQAHFVTNMFIRPTSQEELDQEPDFIVYNASKAKVENYKELGLNSETAVVFNVTSKEQVILNTWYGGEMKKGMFSMMNYFLPLKGIAAMHCSANTDMNGENTAIFFGLSGTGKTTLSTDPKRLLIGDDEHGWDDAGVFNFEGGCYAKVINLDAEAEPDIYGAIKRNALLENVTVDAEGKIDFSDKSVTENTRVSYPIDHITNIVKPISHGPAAKQVIFLSADAFGVLPPVSILSPDQAKYYFLSGFTAKLAGTERGITEPTPTFSACFGQAFLELHPTKYAEELVRHMEKSGAKAYLVNTGWNGTGKRISIRDTRGIIDAILGGAILNAPTKQVPIFNFEVPTELEGVDSGILDPRDTYADAAEWEKKAVDLAQRFQKNFKKYEGNEAGKALVAAGPQL
- a CDS encoding sodium-translocating pyrophosphatase, encoding MNIHPLFWLVPVASVVALTMAWYFFRSMMKTDEGTPRMKEIALYVRKGAMAYLKQQYKVVFIVFIVLAILFSFMAYVLHVQNPWVPFAFLTGGFFSGLAGFFGMKTATYASGRTANAARKSLDGGLKVAFRSGAVMGLVVVGLGLLDIAIWFLLLNAFYTDEKTALITITTTMLTFGMGASTQALFARVGGGIYTKAADVGADIVGKVEADIPEDDPRNPATIADNVGDNVGDVAGMGADLYESYCGSILSTAALGATAFISSSYDMQMRAVIAPMAIAAVGIFLSLIGIFLVRTKEGASMRSLLKSLSLGTNVSAVLIAVAAFVILWSLGMENWIGLSFSVITGLAAGVIIGQATEYYTSHSYKPTKDISAAGQTGAATVIIKGIGTGMISTCIPVLTIGIAIILSYLCANGFELELEAASISHGLYGIGIAAVGMLSTLGITLATDAYGPIADNAGGNAEMSELGEEVRHRTDALDALGNTTAATGKGFAIGSAALTALALLASYIEEVKIAMKEAGQTIVNVSGQVVNAADATIPDFMNHFQVNLMNPRVLVGAFIGAMAAFLFCGLTMEAVGRAAQKMVVEVRRQFREIAGILEGKATPDYGRCVEISTRAAQHEMIVPSVLAIIIPIATGLILGVAGVLGLLLGGLCAGFTLAVFMANSGGAWDNAKKNVEEGNFGGKGSFAHKATIVGDTVGDPFKDTSGPSLNILIKLMSMVSIVMAGLTVAWSLL
- the typA gene encoding translational GTPase TypA, which encodes MQNIRNIAIIAHVDHGKTTLVDKMLLAGNLFRQNQNAGELILDNNELERERGITILSKNVSINYNDTKINIIDTPGHSDFGGEVERVLNMADGCLLLVDAFEGPMPQTRFVLQKALEIGLKPIVVVNKVDKPNCRPEEVYEMVFDLMFELGATEDQLDFPVVYGSAKQGWMGEDWQTPTDNINYLLDKIIEIIPAPTQLEGTPQMLVTSLDYSNYTGRIAVGRVHRGVIKDGMNCTIAHRDGTMEKTKIKELQTFEGMGRKKTDSVESGDICAVIGLENFEIGDTLCDFNEPEALPPIAIDEPTMSMLFTINDSPFFGKEGKFCTSRHIGERLTKELEKDLALRVMPQGTDSWIVSGRGVLHLSILIETMRREGYELQVGQPQVIFKEIDGKRCEPIEELTINVPEEFASKMIDMVTRRKGEMRIMQNVGERVDLEFDIPSRGIIGLRTNVLTASQGEAIMAHRFKEYQPFKGEILRRTNGSMISMENGTAFAYSIDHLQDRGKFFISPQDEVYAGQVVGEHVHENDLVVNVTKAKQMTNVRASGTDEKARIIPPVIFSLEEALEYIKADEYVEVTPKSMRMRKTILDHLARKRANKED
- the rnr gene encoding ribonuclease R; its protein translation is MARKKSLGRLTKKDIRAFLIDFFESNATKTFNVKHIFSALHITSHPTKMLCIDVLGDLMMEDYIATDKEGNYKYVVRSQVMEGVFQRRQNGRNVFIPDDGGKSILVFERNAAHALDGDRVRVTMLAKRHNHAREAAVTEIIQRKRETFVGLMKVEHNYGFLITDHRLLAQDIFIPEKSLNGATDNCKAIVKIVSWPDDAKSPIGEVVEVLGKQYENNTEMNAILAEFGLPHRYPKAVEDAANQIEPGITPEVIASREDFREVTTFTIDPHDAKDFDDAISIRKLENGNWEIGVHIADVSHYVKEGDIIDQEARKRATSIYLVDRTIPMLPERLCNFICSLRPDEEKLAYSCIFEMNDNAEIQNWHLAHTVIKSNRRFTYEEVQDILELNREASEEDLTQPGHHPKPLPKGSPLQGEYVEELVALNRIAKLLRSARFRKGSIGFDRPEVRFEIDDKGKPISTYIKVAKDANKLVEEFMLLANRSVAEMIGRVQKGTKAKTLPYRIHDVPDPEKLETLCSFVNKFGYKVKTSGTKKEVSKSLNKLLEDAKGSKEQKMVELVALKAMQKARYSTHNIGHYGLMFQYYTHFTSPIRRYPDTMVHRLLTHYQEGGKSANKKKYEELCEHSSNMEQLAANAERASIKYKQVEFMGAHLGEVFNGTISGVTEFGLYVEVDDNGCEGMVPLRFLEDDYYEFDDRNYCLWGRRYHKRYRLGDPVRIKVARANLDRKQLDFELIEEEQQIQTNNKKTKVK